A genome region from Thalassococcus arenae includes the following:
- a CDS encoding DUF58 domain-containing protein — protein MTDTVAQLRSRAQDEASRFPALLARAEHLAGTVLLGEHGRRRAGLGDDFWQYRPLRAGDSYRQIDWRRSAKGDDRFVREREWQVAQSVQLWVDPGASMRFSSSKNLPTKADRARLIALATAILLIRGGERVGLTGWRLPPRRGDIQTLRLAEMFSEDGEADYAEPEARGMLPHARAMFVSDFLADIGPVEAALTKAADRGVRGVIVQVLDPSEESFPFDGRTIFQSVGGTLAHETLKAADLRKRYLARLAERKARLRALTETTGWQYLCHHTSDSAQVALLWIFRALEGGRT, from the coding sequence TTGACCGACACCGTCGCCCAGCTTCGGTCCCGCGCCCAGGATGAAGCCAGTCGTTTTCCGGCGCTTCTGGCCCGGGCCGAACACCTTGCGGGCACTGTCCTGCTGGGTGAACACGGGCGGCGGCGTGCGGGGCTGGGCGACGATTTCTGGCAATATCGCCCGCTGCGGGCCGGGGACAGCTATCGCCAGATCGACTGGCGGCGGTCAGCCAAGGGCGATGACCGCTTTGTCCGGGAACGCGAATGGCAGGTGGCCCAAAGCGTGCAGCTTTGGGTCGATCCGGGCGCCTCGATGCGGTTTTCGTCGTCTAAGAACCTGCCGACCAAGGCCGACCGCGCCCGGCTGATTGCGCTGGCCACGGCGATCCTGCTGATCCGCGGCGGTGAACGGGTGGGCCTGACCGGATGGCGCCTGCCGCCGCGCCGGGGCGACATCCAGACCCTGCGCCTGGCCGAGATGTTTTCCGAAGACGGCGAGGCCGATTACGCCGAACCCGAGGCACGCGGCATGCTGCCCCATGCCCGCGCCATGTTCGTGTCCGATTTCCTTGCCGATATCGGTCCTGTCGAAGCGGCGCTGACCAAGGCCGCAGACCGCGGCGTGCGCGGTGTCATTGTGCAGGTGCTCGACCCCAGCGAGGAAAGCTTTCCCTTCGACGGGCGCACGATCTTTCAAAGCGTCGGCGGCACGCTCGCCCATGAGACGCTGAAAGCCGCCGATCTGCGCAAGCGATATCTGGCCCGACTGGCCGAGCGCAAGGCGCGGTTGCGGGCGCTGACTGAGACGACCGGATGGCAATACCTGTGTCATCACACATCGGACAGCGCGCAAGTCGCCCTGCTATGGATATTCCGGGCGCTGGAGGGCGGACGCACATGA
- a CDS encoding AAA family ATPase: MAEDLVADIEALEDKLAEARASITKRFIGQERVVDLTLSALLCGGHALLIGLPGLGKTRLVETLSTVMGLRGNRIQFTPDLMPADILGSEVLETGKDGSRAFKFIEGPIFCQLLMADEINRASPRTQSALLQAMQEKQVTVAGETRKLDTPFHVLATQNPIEQEGTYPLPEAQLDRFLVQIDVPYPDRGTEKDILLATTGVEEDISHQVFDPTTLMQAQVLLRRMPVGDAVVEMILDLVRAFRPEDPSSSQRVRDTVAWGPGPRAAQALMLTVRARAMLQGRLAPAPEDVIAMARPVLVHRMALTFSSRARGENLGKLIDEVAAGFAASEAAA; encoded by the coding sequence ATGGCCGAAGACCTGGTTGCCGACATCGAGGCACTGGAGGACAAGCTGGCCGAGGCGCGCGCCTCGATCACGAAACGCTTCATCGGCCAGGAACGCGTCGTCGACCTGACGCTGTCGGCACTGCTGTGCGGTGGCCACGCTTTGCTGATCGGCCTTCCCGGCCTGGGCAAGACACGGCTGGTCGAGACGCTGTCGACGGTCATGGGCCTGCGTGGCAACCGGATCCAATTCACGCCCGACCTGATGCCGGCCGATATCCTTGGCTCCGAAGTGCTGGAGACCGGCAAGGACGGCAGCCGGGCCTTCAAGTTCATCGAAGGCCCGATCTTCTGCCAGTTGCTGATGGCCGACGAAATCAACCGCGCCAGCCCGCGGACACAGTCGGCGCTTTTGCAGGCAATGCAGGAAAAGCAGGTCACGGTGGCCGGCGAGACCCGCAAGCTGGACACGCCATTCCACGTGCTGGCCACGCAGAACCCGATCGAACAGGAGGGCACCTACCCGCTTCCCGAAGCGCAGCTGGACCGGTTCCTGGTGCAGATCGACGTGCCCTATCCCGACCGCGGCACCGAAAAGGACATCCTGTTGGCCACCACCGGCGTGGAAGAAGACATCAGCCATCAGGTGTTCGATCCTACCACTCTGATGCAGGCGCAGGTGTTGCTCAGGCGGATGCCGGTGGGCGATGCGGTGGTCGAAATGATCCTGGACCTTGTGCGCGCCTTCCGTCCGGAAGACCCGTCGTCCAGCCAGCGCGTGCGCGACACCGTCGCCTGGGGCCCCGGACCACGCGCCGCGCAGGCGCTGATGCTGACCGTGCGCGCCCGGGCCATGCTGCAGGGCCGGTTGGCTCCCGCGCCCGAGGACGTGATCGCGATGGCGCGGCCGGTGCTGGTGCACCGGATGGCGCTGACCTTCTCGTCGCGGGCCCGCGGCGAAAATCTGGGCAAACTGATCGACGAAGTGGCGGCCGGGTTCGCGGCCAGCGAGGCCGCCGCTTGA
- a CDS encoding DUF1285 domain-containing protein — protein MSAQKSVTPSAEGLAASVRAAGKKGPPPVHLWNPPFCGDLDMRIARDGTWFYLGTPIGRFELVRLFSSILRKDGDRYFLVTPVEKVGITVDDAPFVATDFTVQGAGKEQVLTFTTHVGDSTIAGAENPIRVERDAETGEPSPYVHVRAGLEALIDRKSFYRLVDRGAHHDGWFGVWSSGVFFRIIPSDELPDS, from the coding sequence ATGAGCGCACAAAAATCCGTGACACCGTCCGCCGAAGGGCTTGCCGCATCGGTTCGCGCCGCAGGCAAGAAAGGCCCGCCGCCTGTGCATTTGTGGAATCCCCCGTTTTGCGGCGACCTGGACATGCGGATCGCCCGCGACGGCACGTGGTTCTACCTGGGCACGCCGATCGGGCGGTTCGAACTCGTGCGTTTGTTCTCGTCGATCCTGCGCAAGGACGGCGACCGCTATTTCCTTGTCACACCAGTGGAAAAGGTCGGGATCACGGTGGATGACGCGCCTTTCGTGGCCACGGATTTCACGGTGCAGGGCGCGGGCAAGGAACAGGTTCTGACCTTCACCACCCATGTCGGGGACAGCACCATCGCCGGGGCGGAAAACCCGATCCGCGTCGAACGTGACGCCGAGACCGGCGAGCCATCGCCCTATGTGCATGTCCGCGCCGGGCTGGAGGCGCTGATCGACCGAAAGAGTTTTTATCGCCTGGTCGACCGGGGCGCCCATCACGACGGCTGGTTCGGGGTTTGGTCGTCCGGTGTTTTCTTCCGGATCATCCCGTCGGACGAACTGCCCGATTCCTGA
- a CDS encoding DUF2798 domain-containing protein, whose amino-acid sequence MIPPRLAPVAFGFLVSGLMSFIVSLVATLRAVGLADGIIGLWITAWLAAWAVAFPTILVVAPLVRRFVERNTRKPA is encoded by the coding sequence ATGATCCCGCCCCGCCTTGCCCCTGTCGCCTTCGGCTTTCTGGTTTCGGGGTTGATGTCGTTCATCGTGTCGCTGGTCGCCACCCTGCGCGCGGTCGGACTGGCCGACGGGATCATCGGTTTGTGGATCACGGCGTGGCTGGCCGCCTGGGCGGTGGCGTTTCCCACCATTCTGGTCGTCGCGCCGCTGGTCCGCCGATTCGTGGAGCGCAATACGCGAAAACCGGCCTAG
- a CDS encoding sulfotransferase family protein, whose amino-acid sequence MGFPGTWMTESQSMVYRVVPKCACSTIGQILYYSDHGAFFDGDIHDATSGLHKWAREDSQDAIKANVKTQTTYAFTCVRNPYTRILSSFFDKICGIQRNGRRYRGNLVPLLIQKYGIEVGGEDGKDDFDQIKSFRRFLLFTRDTIRWRRPMEPDIHWSAMSGHVSTFIVNGGRYNKIFWTEQFNDGMQQVLDAVETPHAIDLAKIPRFNESEGHGPKRAHPVEDYFDDLSMHLIKEIYWRDFQLFKYDFDDPSNKMPTGEIDLDEVHAKLGD is encoded by the coding sequence ATGGGTTTCCCGGGCACATGGATGACCGAAAGCCAGAGCATGGTGTATCGGGTGGTGCCGAAATGCGCCTGTTCGACCATCGGTCAAATTCTCTATTACTCGGACCATGGCGCGTTCTTCGATGGCGACATCCACGATGCCACCAGCGGGCTGCACAAATGGGCGCGCGAGGACAGCCAGGACGCCATCAAGGCCAACGTCAAGACACAGACGACCTATGCTTTCACCTGCGTGCGCAACCCCTATACCCGCATCCTGTCATCCTTCTTCGACAAGATCTGCGGCATCCAGCGCAACGGGCGGCGCTATCGCGGCAACCTGGTGCCCCTGCTGATCCAGAAATACGGGATCGAAGTGGGCGGTGAGGACGGCAAGGACGATTTCGACCAGATCAAGTCGTTCCGGCGCTTCCTGCTCTTTACCCGGGACACCATCCGCTGGCGCCGCCCGATGGAGCCTGACATCCACTGGTCGGCCATGTCGGGCCATGTCAGCACCTTCATCGTCAACGGCGGCCGCTACAACAAGATCTTCTGGACCGAGCAATTCAACGACGGCATGCAGCAGGTTCTGGATGCCGTTGAAACGCCACACGCGATCGACCTGGCCAAGATCCCGCGCTTCAACGAATCCGAAGGTCACGGCCCCAAGCGCGCGCATCCGGTCGAAGACTACTTCGACGACTTGTCGATGCATCTGATCAAGGAAATCTACTGGCGCGACTTCCAGCTGTTCAAATACGATTTCGACGACCCGTCGAACAAGATGCCGACCGGAGAGATCGACCTGGACGAGGTCCACGCCAAGCTGGGCGACTGA
- a CDS encoding DUF5928 domain-containing protein yields the protein MAKIAFILLCHKDPDAIIKQAQSLTAVGDYMAIHFDARAKPQHYKKIRAALDDNPNVVFAQKRIKCGWGEWSLVQATIQAVRAAVDAFPRATHFYMLSGDCMAIKSAEYAHEFLDRRDCDYIESFDYFQSDWIKTGWKEERLIYRHWFNERTQKRRFYAMFEMQKRLGLKRAIPDDLEIMIGSQWWCLRRRTVEWILDFIGRRPDVMRFFRTTWIPDETFFQTLVRHLVPSHEIQSRTLTFLMFTDYGMPVTFYNDHYDLLLSQDFLFARKISPEATELKRRLGVLYSSEGARFQISNEGRSLFKFLTQKGRIGRRFATRFWETESTLGRERELLIVVCKKWHVAKRLLDRIRQMTNIPAIEYLFNEETCLLPDLGGIQSTMGKRHRHRRALMRMLFDYYETDRLIVCMDPANLDLLEDFGRDRSVTRLLEIECQFSDDYLIGHAMRVGLAGDRTPSETIQRLLPTVRNDMVHESDRIRDADFANHNRMREADTPEQNAKAIAAFLSLPEDKALELAKTEYLFAD from the coding sequence ATGGCAAAAATTGCCTTCATCTTGCTGTGCCACAAGGACCCTGACGCCATCATCAAGCAGGCGCAGAGCCTGACCGCCGTCGGCGACTACATGGCGATCCATTTCGACGCCCGCGCCAAGCCCCAGCACTACAAGAAAATCCGCGCCGCGCTGGACGACAACCCCAACGTGGTCTTCGCCCAGAAGCGCATCAAATGCGGCTGGGGCGAATGGAGCCTGGTGCAGGCGACCATCCAGGCGGTCCGCGCCGCGGTCGACGCCTTCCCGCGCGCGACGCATTTCTACATGTTGTCGGGCGACTGCATGGCGATCAAGTCGGCGGAATACGCCCATGAATTCCTGGACCGGCGCGACTGCGACTACATCGAAAGCTTCGACTACTTCCAATCCGACTGGATCAAGACGGGGTGGAAGGAAGAACGCCTGATCTACCGCCACTGGTTCAACGAGCGCACGCAGAAGCGCCGGTTCTACGCGATGTTCGAGATGCAGAAGCGGTTGGGGCTGAAGCGCGCGATCCCGGATGATCTCGAGATCATGATCGGCTCGCAATGGTGGTGTCTGCGACGGCGCACCGTCGAATGGATCCTGGATTTCATCGGCCGCCGCCCGGACGTGATGCGCTTCTTCCGCACCACCTGGATTCCGGACGAGACGTTCTTCCAGACGCTGGTGCGGCATCTTGTGCCCAGCCACGAGATCCAGAGCCGCACGCTGACCTTCCTGATGTTCACCGATTACGGCATGCCGGTGACCTTCTACAACGACCACTACGACCTGCTGCTCAGCCAGGATTTCCTGTTCGCGCGCAAGATCAGCCCCGAGGCGACCGAACTGAAACGCCGCCTTGGCGTGCTGTATTCCTCCGAAGGCGCGCGGTTCCAGATTTCCAACGAAGGCCGGTCGCTGTTCAAGTTCCTGACCCAGAAGGGGCGCATCGGCAGGCGCTTCGCCACGCGCTTCTGGGAAACCGAAAGCACGCTGGGCCGCGAACGGGAATTGCTGATCGTGGTCTGCAAGAAATGGCACGTCGCCAAACGTCTTCTGGACCGCATTCGCCAGATGACCAACATCCCCGCCATCGAATACCTCTTCAACGAGGAAACCTGCCTGCTGCCGGATCTGGGCGGCATCCAGTCGACCATGGGCAAACGTCACCGGCACCGCCGTGCGCTTATGCGGATGCTGTTCGACTATTACGAGACCGACCGCTTGATCGTCTGCATGGACCCGGCGAACCTGGACCTGCTCGAGGATTTCGGCCGCGACCGGTCGGTCACGCGACTTCTCGAGATCGAGTGCCAGTTCAGCGACGACTACCTGATCGGCCATGCGATGCGGGTGGGCCTGGCGGGTGACCGGACGCCGTCGGAAACGATCCAGCGCCTGCTGCCCACGGTGCGCAACGACATGGTGCACGAAAGCGACCGCATCCGTGACGCCGATTTCGCCAATCACAACCGCATGCGCGAAGCCGACACGCCCGAACAGAACGCCAAGGCCATCGCCGCCTTTCTGTCGCTGCCGGAAGACAAGGCGCTGGAGCTTGCCAAGACCGAGTATCTGTTCGCCGATTGA
- a CDS encoding histidine triad nucleotide-binding protein: MAYSYDDQNIFAKILRGEIPNSTVLETEHSLAFRDIQPQAPTHVLVIPKGPYVCFDHFAQAASDAEIVDYVRAVGEVCKMEGLEADGFRLIANAGRDGVQEVPHLHVHILAGRPLGRMLSRA; this comes from the coding sequence ATGGCCTACAGCTACGACGACCAGAACATCTTTGCGAAGATCCTGCGCGGCGAAATCCCCAACAGCACGGTGCTGGAAACCGAGCACAGCCTGGCCTTTCGCGACATCCAGCCCCAGGCGCCGACGCATGTGCTGGTGATTCCGAAAGGCCCCTATGTCTGTTTCGACCATTTCGCGCAGGCGGCGTCGGATGCCGAGATCGTCGACTACGTCCGCGCCGTGGGCGAGGTCTGCAAGATGGAAGGGCTGGAAGCGGACGGTTTCCGCCTGATCGCCAATGCCGGCCGCGACGGCGTCCAGGAAGTGCCGCATCTGCACGTCCATATCCTGGCGGGCCGGCCGTTGGGCCGGATGCTGAGCCGCGCCTGA
- a CDS encoding zinc-finger domain-containing protein produces MTIEAPETRIVDSYRIACDGGEGALGHPRVWLQIPLDEGWVECPYCDCKFVHRDFEGKV; encoded by the coding sequence ATGACCATCGAAGCACCTGAGACCCGGATCGTCGACAGCTACCGCATCGCCTGTGACGGTGGCGAGGGGGCGCTTGGCCACCCGCGCGTCTGGCTGCAGATTCCGCTCGACGAAGGCTGGGTCGAATGCCCCTATTGCGACTGCAAGTTCGTGCACCGCGATTTCGAGGGCAAGGTCTGA
- the polA gene encoding DNA polymerase I gives MAFGKGCHLHLIDGSAYIFRAYHALPPLTRKSDGLPIGAVSGFCNMLQRYIDGNSGADAPTHVAVVFDKGSHTFRNELFEDYKANREAMPEDLRPQIPLTRRATEAFNIACKEIEGYEADDIIATLACQAREAGGRVTILSSDKDLMQLVGDGVEMLDPMKNRRIDRDGVVEKFGVPPERVVDVQALAGDSVDNVPGAPGIGIKTAALLINEFGSLEELLDRAEEIPQPKRRETLTTMRAQIELSKKLVMLDCETPLDFTLDDLEVRDPDPDKLMPFLAEMEFRTLTKRVAEALGVEPPAIPDTTPEGANPDDSTAEAPPIRPEAYETVRDARALQDWIAQAQDRGWVAVDTETTGLNEMTCDLVGISLCVEVGRACYVPLTHRAAATDDLFGSDDLADGQMKLDEALALIKPLLEDPAVMKIGQNMKYDAKVLARYGIDIAPIDDTMLMSYAMNAGLHGHGMDTLAERYLSHTPIPIKDLLGSGKAQVTFDRVPVDEATRYAAEDADITLRLWQMFKPQLHRTQVTRVYEGLERPLVPVLAQMERAGIRVDRDALSRMSNAFSQKMAGLEAEIHELAGETFNVGSPKQLGEILFDKMGIEGGKKGKTGAYATGADVLEDLATEHELPRKVLDWRQLSKLKSTYTDALQEHINPDTHRVHTSYSIAGANTGRLASTDPNLQNIPVRTEEGRRIREAFVAEPGKVLVSLDYSQIELRILAHMAGIDALKQAFREGHDIHALTASEMFNVPLDQMTPDVRRQAKAINFGVIYGISGFGLARNLRIPRAEAQGFIDRYFERFPGIKTYMDDTVAFAKEHGHVETLFGRKIHTPEIGAKGPRAGFAWRAAINAPIQGTAADIIRRAMIRMPDAIDGLPAKMLLQVHDELLFEVETGAVDDLIGVARDIMEGAADPVVKLDVPLVVDAGQGANWAEAH, from the coding sequence ATGGCGTTCGGCAAAGGCTGTCATCTGCATCTGATCGACGGGTCGGCCTATATCTTTCGGGCCTACCACGCGCTGCCGCCGCTGACCCGCAAGTCCGACGGCCTGCCGATCGGAGCGGTCAGCGGTTTCTGCAACATGCTGCAGCGCTACATCGACGGCAATTCCGGAGCGGATGCCCCGACCCACGTCGCGGTGGTGTTCGACAAGGGCAGCCACACGTTCCGCAACGAGCTTTTCGAGGACTACAAGGCCAACCGAGAAGCGATGCCCGAGGATCTGCGCCCGCAGATCCCCCTGACCCGGCGCGCGACCGAGGCGTTCAACATCGCCTGCAAGGAAATCGAGGGCTACGAGGCCGACGACATCATCGCGACGCTGGCCTGCCAGGCGCGCGAGGCCGGTGGGCGGGTGACGATCCTGTCGTCGGACAAGGATCTGATGCAGCTGGTGGGCGACGGCGTCGAGATGCTGGACCCGATGAAGAACCGCCGCATCGACCGCGACGGCGTTGTCGAGAAATTCGGCGTGCCGCCGGAACGGGTGGTGGATGTGCAGGCGCTGGCCGGCGACAGCGTCGACAACGTGCCGGGTGCGCCGGGCATCGGGATCAAGACCGCGGCACTGCTGATCAACGAGTTCGGTTCACTCGAGGAATTGCTGGACCGCGCAGAAGAGATCCCCCAGCCCAAGCGGCGCGAGACGCTGACCACGATGCGGGCGCAGATCGAGCTGTCGAAAAAGCTGGTGATGCTCGATTGCGAGACCCCGCTGGACTTTACGCTGGACGATCTGGAGGTGCGCGACCCCGACCCGGACAAGCTGATGCCGTTCCTGGCCGAGATGGAATTCCGCACCCTGACCAAGCGTGTCGCCGAAGCGCTGGGGGTCGAGCCGCCGGCCATTCCCGACACCACGCCCGAGGGCGCCAACCCCGACGACAGCACGGCCGAGGCGCCGCCGATCCGGCCCGAAGCCTACGAGACGGTGCGCGATGCCAGGGCGCTGCAAGATTGGATCGCCCAGGCGCAGGACCGCGGCTGGGTCGCGGTGGACACCGAGACCACCGGGTTGAACGAGATGACCTGCGACCTTGTCGGGATCTCGCTCTGTGTCGAGGTGGGCCGCGCCTGCTATGTCCCGCTGACCCATCGCGCCGCGGCGACGGACGACCTGTTCGGATCGGACGACCTGGCCGACGGTCAGATGAAGCTGGACGAGGCGTTGGCCCTGATCAAGCCGCTGCTCGAGGACCCGGCGGTGATGAAGATCGGCCAGAACATGAAATACGACGCCAAGGTTCTGGCCCGCTACGGCATCGACATCGCGCCGATCGACGACACGATGCTGATGTCCTATGCGATGAATGCCGGGCTGCATGGCCACGGCATGGATACCCTGGCCGAGCGCTATCTGAGCCACACGCCGATCCCGATCAAGGACCTGCTGGGCAGCGGCAAGGCGCAGGTCACGTTCGACCGGGTACCGGTCGACGAGGCCACGCGTTATGCCGCCGAGGATGCCGACATCACGCTGCGGCTTTGGCAGATGTTCAAGCCGCAATTGCACCGCACCCAAGTGACGCGGGTCTACGAAGGGCTGGAGCGTCCGCTGGTTCCGGTTCTGGCGCAGATGGAGAGGGCCGGGATCCGCGTGGACCGTGACGCGCTCAGCCGGATGTCCAACGCGTTCAGCCAGAAGATGGCGGGGCTCGAGGCCGAGATTCACGAACTGGCCGGCGAGACCTTCAATGTCGGCAGCCCCAAGCAACTGGGCGAGATCCTGTTCGACAAGATGGGAATCGAGGGCGGCAAGAAGGGCAAGACCGGCGCCTATGCCACCGGCGCCGACGTGCTCGAAGACCTGGCGACCGAGCATGAATTGCCGCGCAAGGTGCTGGATTGGCGGCAGTTGTCCAAGCTCAAGTCCACTTATACCGATGCGCTGCAGGAACACATCAATCCTGATACACATCGTGTACACACATCGTATTCCATTGCGGGCGCCAATACCGGCCGCCTCGCCTCGACCGATCCGAACTTGCAGAACATCCCCGTGCGCACCGAGGAAGGTCGCCGCATCCGCGAAGCCTTTGTCGCCGAGCCGGGCAAGGTGCTGGTGTCTCTCGACTACAGCCAGATCGAGCTGCGCATCCTGGCGCATATGGCCGGGATCGACGCGCTGAAACAGGCCTTCCGCGAAGGCCACGACATCCACGCCCTGACCGCGTCCGAGATGTTCAACGTGCCGCTGGACCAGATGACGCCGGATGTGCGGCGGCAGGCCAAGGCGATCAATTTCGGGGTGATCTACGGCATTTCCGGCTTTGGACTGGCGCGCAACCTGCGCATCCCGCGGGCCGAGGCGCAGGGTTTCATCGACCGTTATTTCGAACGCTTCCCCGGCATCAAGACCTATATGGATGACACCGTGGCCTTCGCCAAGGAACACGGACATGTCGAAACGCTGTTCGGGCGCAAGATCCACACGCCCGAGATCGGTGCCAAGGGCCCGCGGGCGGGCTTTGCCTGGCGCGCGGCGATCAATGCGCCGATCCAGGGCACTGCGGCCGACATCATCCGCCGCGCGATGATCCGCATGCCCGACGCGATCGACGGCTTGCCGGCCAAGATGCTGCTGCAGGTGCATGACGAATTGCTGTTCGAGGTCGAAACCGGTGCGGTGGACGACCTGATCGGCGTGGCGCGCGACATCATGGAGGGCGCCGCAGACCCGGTGGTCAAGCTGGATGTGCCACTGGTGGTCGATGCCGGGCAGGGGGCGAACTGGGCCGAGGCGCATTGA